A window of the Gemmatirosa kalamazoonensis genome harbors these coding sequences:
- a CDS encoding ABC transporter permease — MILLVARRELLGHLRSRRLRALLALVVALLATGAFVNVRRFEERVRYADALESLRTVSAALERDDPESLSSRFGWRSGRVIADPALRAIRPPAPASVLALGADLAAPGFWQFGTEGVSAGPAQDADASVADQRTLDVAFVVRVVLSLVAVLLAAETIAGDRERGLLRALFTAPVSRLDVLCGKYVGGLLTLCVPVCAGTLAAAVVMLLVRAPLLGPGVGLRLLSLAVGAVLFLAAMLALGVLVSARCRDGQTAVVAAVTVWALLVVVLPGGASLVASVARPVTPDELQRQARSEGIRQLEVERARTCSPPCGAACPAPTRCRSTASRLPRCAARTTPYASRSRRS, encoded by the coding sequence ATGATCCTCCTCGTCGCGCGCCGCGAGCTGCTCGGCCACCTGCGCAGCCGACGCCTGCGCGCGCTGCTCGCGCTCGTCGTCGCGCTGCTCGCGACGGGGGCGTTCGTCAACGTGCGCCGCTTCGAGGAGCGCGTGCGCTACGCCGACGCCCTCGAATCGCTGCGCACCGTGAGCGCGGCGCTCGAACGGGACGATCCCGAGAGCCTCTCGTCTCGCTTCGGGTGGCGCAGCGGCCGCGTGATCGCGGATCCTGCGTTGCGCGCGATCCGTCCGCCCGCGCCGGCGAGCGTGCTCGCGCTCGGCGCCGACCTCGCCGCGCCAGGCTTCTGGCAGTTCGGCACCGAAGGCGTCTCCGCGGGTCCGGCGCAGGATGCGGATGCCTCCGTGGCGGACCAGCGGACGCTCGACGTCGCGTTCGTCGTGCGCGTGGTGCTCTCGCTCGTCGCCGTGCTGCTCGCCGCGGAGACCATCGCGGGCGATCGCGAGCGCGGGCTGCTGCGCGCGCTGTTCACGGCGCCCGTGTCACGGCTCGACGTGCTGTGCGGCAAGTATGTGGGCGGACTGCTCACGCTCTGCGTGCCGGTGTGCGCCGGCACGCTCGCCGCCGCCGTCGTGATGCTGCTCGTGCGCGCTCCGCTGCTCGGCCCCGGCGTCGGACTGCGACTGCTGTCGCTCGCCGTCGGCGCGGTGCTGTTCCTCGCCGCGATGCTCGCGCTCGGAGTGCTCGTGAGCGCGCGCTGTCGCGACGGTCAGACGGCGGTCGTGGCGGCGGTGACCGTGTGGGCGCTGCTCGTCGTCGTGCTGCCCGGCGGCGCGTCGCTCGTCGCGAGCGTCGCGCGTCCCGTCACGCCCGACGAGCTGCAGCGACAGGCGCGCAGCGAGGGCATCCGGCAGCTCGAGGTCGAGCGCGCGCGCACGTGCTCGCCGCCGTGTGGCGCCGCGTGTCCGGCACCGACGAGGTGCCGCTCGACAGCGTCGCGTCTCCCGCGCTGCGCCGCGCGTACGACGCCGTACGCGAGCCGGTCGAGGCGGAGCTGA
- a CDS encoding GGDEF domain-containing protein, with translation MHPTRRALSLAALATLLVGPVAAARQPAPPTAAVVSGLPLVGPASSARVGDTVTIAGRATVASGVLQARGVYLAVQGDAGAVWVFRRNSAVAVRRGDSVEARGALFVYRGSIEIIATSLTVVPTAQLATPAPDSGWPAAPLREARLVRVSHAVVGARGESEGGRWIRLHAPGHADSVTLWIPWTHADPPGLADVRTEDVLDVTGLATLYRDNPGDPGVWQIVPRRATDVHTVGIPRLVYRRLVQGTVLLVVVVVLVVVATRLLTRRQSLALRETEARYRQLLALSPDAVLVHDGDRVLFANAAAARLLGAADEQAMAGWSVDTFVGTDERAALDAAVGRRQPAGAPVGRRLRTVFRTTDGAHVDVEVATSPCRYHDRDAAVVVARDIGPQLRYERELRELALLDELTGLHNRRGFFLFAEAELRRLRERGSYAVLVFADLDGLKTINDRHGHAAGDQALRAVARGLRDLVGEQGLAARWSGDEFVALVPDASVAAAPNGATDASGDTLVAEAFEQRLAGAIVRHAPAAAPYPVSASVGARRLGPDAGETLAAALAAADAGLYRRRGRRATANGN, from the coding sequence GTGCATCCGACTCGCCGGGCTCTCTCGCTCGCGGCGCTCGCCACGCTGCTGGTCGGTCCCGTCGCGGCCGCACGCCAGCCCGCGCCGCCGACCGCCGCGGTCGTGAGCGGACTGCCGCTCGTCGGCCCGGCGAGCTCCGCGCGCGTCGGCGACACGGTGACGATCGCGGGACGCGCGACGGTGGCGAGCGGCGTGCTCCAGGCGCGCGGCGTGTACCTCGCCGTGCAGGGCGACGCCGGCGCGGTGTGGGTGTTCCGGCGCAACTCCGCCGTGGCGGTCCGTCGCGGCGACTCGGTCGAGGCGCGCGGCGCGCTGTTCGTCTACCGCGGCTCGATCGAGATCATCGCGACGTCGCTCACGGTGGTGCCGACCGCGCAGCTCGCGACACCGGCGCCCGACTCGGGGTGGCCCGCCGCGCCGCTGCGCGAGGCGCGGCTCGTCCGCGTGTCGCACGCCGTCGTCGGCGCGCGCGGCGAGAGCGAGGGCGGACGGTGGATTCGCCTGCATGCGCCCGGGCACGCCGACTCCGTGACGCTGTGGATTCCGTGGACGCATGCCGACCCGCCGGGGCTCGCCGACGTGCGCACCGAGGACGTGCTCGACGTGACCGGGCTCGCGACGCTGTACCGCGACAACCCCGGCGATCCCGGCGTGTGGCAGATCGTGCCGCGGCGCGCCACGGACGTGCACACCGTGGGCATCCCGCGCCTCGTGTACCGGCGGCTCGTGCAGGGCACCGTCCTGCTCGTGGTCGTCGTGGTCCTCGTCGTGGTCGCGACGCGGCTGCTCACGCGGCGCCAGTCGCTCGCGCTGCGCGAGACGGAGGCGCGGTATCGCCAGCTGCTCGCGCTGTCGCCGGACGCGGTGCTCGTGCACGACGGCGATCGCGTGCTGTTCGCGAACGCCGCCGCCGCTCGGCTCCTCGGCGCCGCGGACGAGCAGGCGATGGCGGGGTGGTCGGTGGACACGTTCGTCGGCACGGACGAGCGGGCGGCGCTCGACGCGGCGGTCGGTCGGCGGCAGCCGGCGGGGGCGCCGGTCGGGCGCCGGCTGCGCACCGTGTTCCGCACGACGGACGGCGCGCACGTCGACGTCGAGGTCGCGACGAGCCCGTGCCGCTATCACGACCGCGACGCGGCGGTCGTCGTCGCGCGGGACATCGGGCCGCAGCTCCGCTACGAGCGCGAGCTGCGCGAGCTGGCGCTGCTCGACGAGCTCACGGGGCTGCACAACCGCCGCGGCTTCTTCCTGTTCGCCGAGGCGGAGCTGCGCCGGCTGCGCGAGCGCGGGTCGTACGCGGTGCTCGTGTTCGCCGACCTCGATGGACTGAAGACCATCAACGACCGGCACGGCCACGCGGCGGGCGACCAGGCGCTGCGCGCCGTCGCGCGCGGGCTGCGCGACCTCGTCGGCGAGCAGGGGCTCGCCGCGCGCTGGAGCGGCGACGAGTTCGTGGCGCTGGTGCCCGACGCGTCGGTCGCGGCGGCGCCTAACGGCGCGACCGACGCGTCGGGCGACACGCTCGTCGCCGAGGCGTTCGAGCAGCGGCTCGCCGGCGCGATCGTGCGCCACGCGCCCGCCGCGGCGCCGTATCCGGTGTCGGCGAGCGTCGGTGCGCGTCGACTCGGCCCCGACGCCGGCGAGACGCTCGCCGCGGCACTCGCTGCGGCCGACGCGGGGCTCTACCGGCGCCGCGGCCGCCGCGCCACGGCGAACGGGAACTAA
- a CDS encoding anti-sigma factor family protein: MTAPLTRYSCEETFRRLDDFLDRELTAAETELVNDHLLVCAACAREFRFEASVLAGVRRSVQRITLPDGLQARVLTALRALGE, translated from the coding sequence ATGACCGCGCCGCTCACGCGCTACAGCTGCGAGGAGACGTTCCGGCGCCTCGACGACTTCCTGGACCGCGAGCTGACCGCCGCCGAGACGGAGCTCGTGAACGACCATCTGCTCGTGTGCGCCGCGTGCGCACGCGAGTTCCGCTTCGAGGCGAGCGTGCTCGCCGGCGTGCGCCGCTCCGTCCAGCGCATCACCCTGCCCGACGGCCTCCAGGCCCGCGTGCTCACTGCGCTGCGGGCGCTCGGCGAATGA
- a CDS encoding ABC transporter ATP-binding protein: MLRAVALRKRFPPDTRALDNVTFDVADGEVCTLVGHNGAGKTTTMNCFLDFVRPDAGHAEVDGTVVARAPIDARRRLAFLGEQVAVYPALTGRENVLFFVRLAGRVRLSRAEAGDALARFGVPDAAVDRAVATYSKGMRQKVGLAIAAAAGVRNLILDEPTSGLDPAAARDLVALLRRLAHDGCAVLASSHDLARSAAVTDVAVCLARGRVVGTVRRPGDGVSLDAWYAARYDVLDAETAA; encoded by the coding sequence ATGCTCCGCGCCGTCGCACTCCGCAAGCGCTTCCCGCCCGACACGCGCGCGCTCGACAACGTGACCTTCGACGTCGCGGACGGCGAGGTGTGCACGCTCGTGGGTCACAACGGCGCCGGGAAGACCACGACGATGAACTGCTTCCTCGACTTCGTGCGCCCCGACGCCGGCCACGCGGAGGTCGACGGCACCGTCGTGGCGCGCGCGCCGATCGACGCGCGGCGGCGCCTCGCGTTCCTCGGCGAGCAGGTCGCGGTGTACCCGGCGCTCACGGGGCGCGAGAACGTGCTGTTCTTCGTGCGTCTCGCCGGACGCGTGCGCCTCTCGCGGGCGGAGGCGGGCGACGCACTTGCCCGGTTCGGCGTACCCGACGCGGCCGTCGACCGCGCGGTGGCGACGTACTCCAAGGGGATGCGGCAGAAGGTCGGTCTCGCGATCGCCGCCGCGGCGGGCGTGCGCAACCTCATCCTCGACGAGCCGACGAGCGGCCTCGATCCCGCGGCCGCGCGCGACCTGGTCGCGCTGCTCCGTCGTCTCGCGCACGACGGCTGCGCGGTGCTCGCCAGCTCGCACGACCTCGCGCGCAGCGCCGCCGTGACCGACGTCGCCGTGTGCCTCGCGCGTGGGCGCGTCGTCGGGACCGTGCGCCGGCCTGGCGACGGCGTCTCGCTCGACGCGTGGTACGCCGCGCGCTACGACGTGCTCGACGCGGAGACCGCGGCATGA
- a CDS encoding sigma-70 family RNA polymerase sigma factor, whose protein sequence is MSELVTAASGAYTPESQAPRAPLSPEAFEAMLVAVLPAAYAYALRLAREPADAEDLVQEAALLAFRGASGFAAGTNFKAWFFRIVTTSFWGSHRARRRRPQTVEYDDAPELGLYALSAQNGLPQTGEDPAAPLLDALGTERIAAAIADLPEEFSAVCTLYFMEDFTYQEIADVLDVPVGTVRSRLHRGRRMLQQALWQAARDAGIVEDRA, encoded by the coding sequence ATGTCGGAGCTCGTCACCGCCGCCAGCGGCGCATACACGCCCGAGTCCCAGGCCCCGCGCGCGCCGCTGTCGCCGGAGGCGTTCGAGGCGATGCTCGTCGCGGTGCTCCCCGCCGCGTACGCGTACGCGCTGCGCCTCGCGCGCGAGCCGGCGGACGCCGAGGACCTCGTGCAGGAAGCGGCGCTGCTCGCGTTCCGCGGGGCCTCCGGCTTCGCGGCGGGCACGAACTTCAAGGCGTGGTTCTTCCGCATCGTCACGACGAGCTTCTGGGGAAGCCATCGGGCGCGCCGGCGCCGCCCGCAGACCGTCGAGTACGACGACGCGCCGGAGCTGGGCCTCTACGCGCTGTCCGCGCAGAACGGGCTGCCGCAGACCGGCGAGGACCCGGCGGCGCCCCTGCTCGATGCGTTAGGCACCGAGCGCATCGCCGCGGCGATCGCCGATCTCCCCGAGGAGTTCTCGGCGGTGTGCACGCTCTACTTCATGGAAGACTTCACGTACCAGGAGATCGCGGACGTGCTCGACGTCCCCGTCGGCACCGTGCGCTCGCGACTCCACCGAGGACGCAGAATGCTCCAGCAGGCGCTCTGGCAGGCGGCGCGCGACGCCGGGATCGTGGAGGACCGCGCATGA
- a CDS encoding helix-turn-helix domain-containing protein: protein MLSVACLLAQPGEGAALAARLRPRAVVDVFEDRRALMTHVRTRPVAAVVVDLRDGAGRATSGTVRALRAAAPALPLLARCRLAEPDCRALLDFARAGGTDVLVEDAGLEPLLAVLRPGGAASPDALVRRLVAAGIPERFAPLLEHLVANVDAPDAARAAAAHLGVGRRALERRLARASLPSPRTLQSWCRLLVAADRLCGDAVVVERVALDVGFSSANALRNALQRHAGTTPSAVRAAGGLEALVARLCRHEPAQRRVAERAAGADGGCALFPALLARQRLVARLTQALVVAIAFARRDGCRGRCAAPLPMRRIVAPRSRRRTSAAMGGRAAGGTVLDRRATCYSDSGSVDSSRSSRWPR from the coding sequence ATGCTGAGCGTCGCGTGCCTGCTCGCGCAGCCGGGCGAGGGTGCCGCGCTCGCCGCGCGACTCCGGCCCCGCGCGGTCGTCGACGTGTTCGAGGACCGGAGAGCGCTCATGACCCACGTGCGCACGCGGCCGGTGGCGGCGGTCGTCGTCGACCTGCGCGACGGCGCGGGACGCGCCACCTCGGGGACCGTGCGCGCGCTGCGCGCCGCGGCGCCCGCGCTCCCGCTGCTCGCGCGCTGCCGGCTCGCGGAGCCCGACTGCCGCGCCCTGCTCGACTTCGCGCGCGCGGGCGGCACCGACGTGCTCGTGGAGGACGCCGGGCTCGAGCCGCTCCTCGCGGTGCTGCGTCCCGGCGGCGCCGCGTCCCCCGACGCGCTCGTGCGACGCCTCGTCGCCGCCGGGATCCCCGAGCGGTTCGCGCCGCTGCTCGAGCACCTCGTCGCGAACGTCGACGCCCCCGACGCGGCACGCGCCGCGGCGGCGCACCTCGGCGTCGGACGGCGTGCGCTCGAGCGACGCCTCGCGCGCGCGTCGCTGCCGTCGCCGCGCACGCTCCAGAGCTGGTGCCGGCTGCTCGTCGCGGCGGACCGGCTGTGCGGCGATGCGGTCGTCGTGGAGCGCGTCGCGCTCGACGTCGGGTTCTCGTCGGCGAACGCGCTGCGCAACGCGCTCCAGCGTCACGCCGGCACCACGCCGTCGGCGGTGCGCGCGGCCGGTGGGCTGGAGGCACTCGTCGCGCGCCTGTGCCGGCACGAGCCCGCGCAGCGACGCGTGGCCGAGCGCGCGGCGGGCGCCGATGGGGGGTGCGCGCTGTTCCCCGCGCTGCTGGCCCGCCAGCGGCTCGTCGCGCGCCTAACGCAAGCGCTCGTGGTGGCGATCGCGTTCGCGCGGCGTGACGGGTGTCGCGGCCGATGTGCGGCGCCGCTGCCGATGCGTCGCATCGTGGCGCCACGCTCCCGTCGTCGCACCTCGGCGGCCATGGGAGGCCGCGCGGCTGGCGGCACGGTGCTCGACCGGAGGGCAACATGTTACAGCGATTCAGGCAGCGTCGACTCGTCGCGATCCTCGCGATGGCCGCGGTGA
- a CDS encoding NEW3 domain-containing protein produces the protein MRCLFMLLGCAVLAVRSAHAQTSAEYLDVLRTRSDVERTAGELARADALLRRAMLSPSEHEARRADYVRARLAYVGALLAASGARAHLTIARAVKSRTADGRLRVVLTLRNESAPLPVDVRAPAVDSTETASPELDASELAAITTVRGAVVALKTDVGAAGAVVSRPYERIIDALRPGESRDVSFELLADLADAVIAVDAGGRVEERRIRLEVGAAANVIGVQASQSSLEGDLGAQVVYDLRLQRSRPRAVPTRLVASGLPPDLAVEFRDPDTRTRLGQLRFPDGANTARVQLAVSLPARPSSAVRPDAPLAFDVVATDESDGADVAQGSARLELVPRGVARLALRPATLALQASADTVTPLALVVRNTGTGRVTDVRLRVEAPPRWQVSLAPASIPAVAPGDERRVAVQLLPPRDAAGGDYELRIGVDDASSARRIEVEDKLVRVRVPGDGGTGALVGVLGLAALLAMAVAYGRRWVTR, from the coding sequence GTGCGCTGCCTCTTCATGCTGCTCGGATGTGCCGTTCTCGCGGTGCGCAGCGCGCACGCGCAGACGAGCGCCGAGTACCTCGACGTGCTGCGCACGCGCAGCGACGTGGAGCGCACCGCGGGCGAGCTCGCGCGCGCCGACGCCCTGCTCCGCCGTGCCATGCTCTCGCCGAGCGAGCACGAGGCGAGACGGGCCGATTACGTGCGGGCGCGACTGGCCTACGTCGGCGCGCTGCTCGCCGCGTCCGGCGCGCGTGCCCACCTCACGATCGCGCGCGCGGTGAAGTCGCGCACCGCCGACGGCCGGCTGCGCGTCGTGCTCACGCTGCGCAACGAGAGCGCGCCGCTTCCGGTCGACGTGCGCGCGCCCGCCGTGGATTCCACGGAGACGGCGTCGCCCGAGCTCGACGCGAGCGAGCTCGCTGCGATCACGACCGTGCGTGGCGCGGTGGTCGCGCTGAAGACCGACGTCGGCGCGGCGGGCGCCGTCGTGTCGCGACCGTACGAGCGCATCATCGACGCGCTGCGCCCGGGCGAGTCGCGCGACGTGTCGTTCGAGCTGCTCGCCGATCTCGCGGACGCGGTGATCGCCGTCGACGCGGGCGGGCGTGTGGAGGAGCGGCGGATCCGGCTCGAGGTGGGCGCGGCGGCGAACGTCATCGGCGTGCAGGCGTCGCAGTCGTCGCTCGAGGGTGACCTCGGTGCGCAGGTCGTCTACGATCTCCGTCTCCAGCGCTCGCGCCCTCGCGCGGTGCCGACGCGCCTCGTCGCGAGCGGCCTGCCGCCGGACCTCGCGGTCGAGTTCCGCGATCCCGACACGCGCACGCGCCTCGGCCAGCTCCGCTTCCCCGATGGCGCGAACACGGCGCGCGTGCAGCTCGCCGTGTCGCTGCCGGCACGGCCCTCGTCGGCGGTGCGCCCCGACGCGCCGCTCGCGTTCGACGTCGTCGCGACCGACGAGAGCGACGGCGCCGACGTCGCCCAGGGGAGTGCGCGCCTGGAGCTCGTGCCACGCGGCGTCGCGCGGCTGGCGCTGCGTCCGGCGACGCTCGCGTTGCAGGCCTCGGCCGACACGGTCACGCCACTCGCGCTCGTCGTGCGCAACACCGGCACCGGACGGGTCACGGACGTGCGGCTGCGGGTCGAGGCGCCGCCGCGGTGGCAGGTGTCGCTCGCACCGGCGTCCATCCCCGCCGTCGCGCCCGGGGACGAACGCCGCGTCGCCGTCCAGCTCCTGCCGCCGCGCGACGCCGCCGGCGGCGACTACGAGCTGCGCATCGGCGTCGACGACGCGTCCTCCGCGCGACGCATCGAGGTGGAGGACAAGCTCGTCCGGGTGCGCGTCCCGGGCGACGGCGGCACGGGCGCGTTAGTCGGGGTGCTCGGCCTCGCCGCGCTCCTCGCGATGGCGGTCGCGTACGGGCGCAGGTGGGTGACTCGTTAA
- a CDS encoding DUF1003 domain-containing protein — MTTIPLTNEAAAAADAIVCPACGGTNDGDAVFCANPACGKALGKYRYVAEEVRGRSAWHERVADRVVAFVGRSHFILVHVFWFLVWVAVNTGIIALAHPFDAYPFGLLGLLLGVEAILLTGFLLISQNRERQQEALQAEIEYEINVRMSRRIDEIERLVRGIAERLDERR, encoded by the coding sequence ATGACCACGATTCCGCTCACGAACGAGGCGGCCGCGGCCGCCGACGCGATCGTCTGTCCGGCGTGCGGCGGCACGAACGACGGCGACGCGGTGTTCTGCGCGAACCCGGCGTGCGGCAAGGCGCTCGGCAAGTACCGCTACGTGGCCGAGGAGGTGCGGGGCCGCTCGGCGTGGCACGAGCGCGTCGCCGACCGCGTCGTGGCGTTCGTCGGCCGCAGCCACTTCATCCTCGTGCACGTGTTCTGGTTCCTCGTGTGGGTCGCCGTGAACACGGGCATCATCGCGCTCGCCCATCCGTTCGACGCCTACCCGTTCGGTCTCCTCGGGCTGCTGCTCGGCGTCGAGGCCATCCTGCTCACCGGATTCCTGCTCATCAGCCAGAACCGGGAGCGACAGCAGGAGGCGCTGCAGGCGGAGATCGAGTATGAGATCAACGTGCGCATGAGCCGGCGGATCGACGAGATCGAGCGGCTCGTGCGGGGGATCGCGGAGCGGCTCGACGAGCGGCGGTGA
- a CDS encoding MGH1-like glycoside hydrolase domain-containing protein, with translation MDHAEALRLSEDARRTRYWKRWGPYLSERQWGTVREDYSEFGTCWEYFPHDHARSRAYRWGEDGLFGIADRQCRLCFALALWNGRDPILKERLFGLTGNEGNHGEDVKECYYYLDATPTSSYLKALYKYPQAEFPYARLLEESRRRGKLDPEFELIDSGVFDEGRYFDVLAEYAKESPDDVLVRLTVTNRGPDSAPLHLLPTLWFRNTWSWGRTGEQYGPKPSMHGHEPARIVADHHMLGQFVLTGADASDGTHPTTLFTENDSNTARLWDTPNAGPVKDAFHEYVVNGRLGAVSPKPRGTKAALYYPLVVPARASVTVTLRLHPMDDDTDPDVARGSAFDATFTRRIAEADEFYASRLPAALTAEEHRVARQAYAGLLWSKQFYFYVVAEWLDGDPAQPPPPPARKRGRNANWRHVYNADVVSMPDKWEYPWYAAWDLAFHTLPLARIDPDFAKHQLILFLREWYMHPNGQIPAYEFAFGDVNPPVHAWAVWRVYKMTGQRGKRDRDFLERAFHKLLVNFTWWVNRKDPEGNNLFAGGFLGLDNIGVFDRSKPLPTAGELVQADGTAWMAFFCATMLSIALELASEDPAYDDVASKFFEHFVAITDAMNTLGDSGLWDERDGFYYDEIHLDGKEYPLRVRSLVGLIPLIAVEILEQRVMDRLPAFSKRMRWFVENRPDLAHYISYVEQPTHDGATRTQRLLAIPSRERLERVLRYLLDESEFLSDFGVRSVSRVHKEHPYVFHADGDSLTVAYDPAESTTGLFGGNSNWRGPIWFPVNYLLVEALERYAHFYGDSLRVECPVGSGRMLTLDEVATELSARLARIFLPDASGRRPCHGDDPRYATDPAWRDLVLFHEYFHGDTGRGIGASHQTGWTALVVRCLETVAQARTAARHDGAHSLTITDMFAIPTGTPAEP, from the coding sequence GTGGATCACGCCGAAGCGCTGCGCCTCTCCGAGGACGCCCGACGCACCCGATACTGGAAGCGGTGGGGCCCGTACCTGTCGGAGCGGCAGTGGGGCACGGTGCGCGAGGACTACTCGGAGTTCGGCACCTGCTGGGAGTACTTCCCGCACGACCACGCGCGGAGCCGCGCCTACCGTTGGGGCGAGGACGGGCTGTTCGGCATCGCCGACCGCCAGTGCCGGCTGTGCTTCGCGCTCGCGCTGTGGAACGGCCGCGACCCGATCCTGAAGGAGCGACTGTTCGGCCTCACCGGCAACGAGGGCAATCACGGCGAGGACGTCAAGGAGTGCTACTACTACCTCGACGCCACGCCGACGTCGTCGTACCTGAAGGCGCTGTACAAGTACCCGCAGGCGGAGTTCCCGTACGCGCGCCTGCTCGAGGAGAGCCGGCGGCGCGGCAAGCTGGATCCGGAGTTCGAGCTGATCGACAGCGGCGTGTTCGACGAGGGCCGCTACTTCGACGTGCTCGCCGAGTACGCGAAGGAGTCGCCCGACGACGTCCTCGTACGCCTCACCGTCACGAACCGCGGCCCCGACTCGGCGCCGCTGCACCTGCTGCCCACGCTCTGGTTCCGCAACACCTGGTCGTGGGGGCGCACGGGCGAGCAGTACGGGCCGAAGCCGTCGATGCACGGCCACGAGCCCGCGCGCATCGTCGCCGACCACCACATGCTCGGCCAGTTCGTGCTCACGGGCGCCGACGCGTCGGACGGCACGCATCCCACGACGCTGTTCACGGAGAACGACAGCAACACCGCGCGGCTGTGGGACACGCCGAACGCGGGCCCCGTGAAGGACGCGTTCCACGAGTACGTCGTGAACGGACGCCTCGGCGCGGTGAGCCCGAAGCCCCGCGGCACGAAGGCGGCGCTGTACTACCCCCTCGTCGTCCCCGCGCGCGCCAGCGTCACGGTGACGCTGCGGCTGCACCCGATGGACGACGACACCGACCCCGACGTCGCGCGCGGCTCCGCGTTCGACGCGACGTTCACGCGGCGCATCGCGGAGGCCGACGAGTTCTACGCGTCGCGCCTGCCCGCGGCGCTCACCGCGGAGGAGCATCGCGTCGCGCGGCAGGCATACGCGGGGCTGCTCTGGTCCAAGCAGTTCTACTTCTACGTCGTGGCGGAGTGGCTGGACGGCGATCCCGCGCAGCCGCCGCCGCCCCCCGCACGCAAGCGTGGGCGCAACGCGAACTGGCGGCACGTCTACAACGCCGACGTCGTGTCGATGCCGGACAAGTGGGAGTATCCGTGGTACGCGGCGTGGGATCTCGCGTTCCACACGCTGCCGCTCGCGCGCATCGACCCCGACTTCGCGAAGCACCAGCTGATCCTGTTCCTGCGCGAGTGGTACATGCACCCGAACGGGCAGATCCCGGCCTACGAGTTCGCGTTCGGCGACGTGAACCCGCCGGTGCACGCGTGGGCCGTGTGGCGCGTCTACAAGATGACCGGCCAGCGCGGCAAGCGAGACCGCGACTTCCTCGAGCGCGCGTTCCACAAGCTCCTCGTGAACTTTACCTGGTGGGTGAACCGCAAGGACCCCGAGGGCAACAACCTGTTCGCCGGCGGCTTCCTCGGCCTCGACAACATCGGCGTCTTCGACCGGTCCAAGCCGCTCCCGACGGCGGGAGAGCTGGTGCAGGCCGACGGCACGGCGTGGATGGCGTTCTTCTGCGCCACCATGCTCTCCATCGCGCTCGAGCTGGCGAGCGAGGATCCGGCGTACGACGACGTCGCGTCGAAGTTCTTCGAGCACTTCGTGGCCATCACCGACGCCATGAACACGCTCGGCGACAGCGGGCTGTGGGACGAGCGCGACGGCTTCTACTACGACGAGATCCATCTCGACGGGAAGGAGTACCCGCTGCGCGTGCGGTCGCTCGTCGGCCTCATCCCGCTCATCGCGGTGGAGATTCTGGAGCAGCGCGTGATGGACCGGCTGCCGGCGTTCTCGAAGCGGATGCGCTGGTTCGTCGAGAACCGCCCCGACCTCGCACACTACATCTCGTACGTCGAGCAGCCGACGCACGACGGCGCGACGCGCACGCAGCGGCTGCTCGCCATCCCGTCGCGCGAGCGGCTCGAGCGCGTGCTGCGCTACCTGCTCGACGAGAGCGAGTTCCTCTCGGACTTCGGCGTGCGCTCCGTGTCGCGCGTGCACAAGGAGCACCCGTACGTGTTCCACGCGGACGGCGACTCGCTCACCGTGGCGTACGATCCGGCCGAGAGCACGACCGGGCTGTTCGGCGGCAACTCGAACTGGCGCGGGCCGATCTGGTTCCCCGTGAACTACCTGCTCGTGGAGGCGCTGGAGCGGTACGCGCACTTCTACGGCGACTCGCTGCGCGTGGAGTGTCCCGTCGGCTCCGGGCGCATGCTCACGCTCGACGAGGTGGCGACGGAGCTGTCGGCCCGCCTCGCGCGCATCTTCCTCCCCGATGCGAGCGGACGTCGGCCGTGTCACGGCGACGACCCGCGCTACGCGACCGATCCGGCGTGGCGCGACCTCGTCCTGTTCCACGAGTACTTCCACGGCGACACGGGGCGCGGCATCGGCGCCAGCCACCAGACCGGATGGACGGCGCTCGTCGTGCGCTGCCTGGAGACCGTCGCGCAGGCGCGCACCGCAGCGCGCCACGACGGCGCGCACTCGCTCACCATCACCGACATGTTCGCCATCCCGACTGGCACGCCCGCCGAACCTTGA